A stretch of Methanobrevibacter sp. YE315 DNA encodes these proteins:
- a CDS encoding sugar O-acetyltransferase → MKLEEYLDYVKSCKRIVGGSKEHEFMTEKLNEALVITHKINCEYHTPEEIQELFAELTNTQINPTLRVMPPFNTDFGKNIHIGENVFINSGCKMQDQGGIYIGNDVLIGHNACLLTLNHAFEPSKRVDMYPKPIHIEDKAWLGSNVTVLPGVTIGEGAVIAAGAVVTKDVSPNSVVGGIPAKLIKKIDDE, encoded by the coding sequence ATGAAACTAGAAGAATATTTGGATTATGTTAAAAGCTGTAAAAGGATTGTTGGCGGTTCCAAGGAACATGAGTTCATGACTGAAAAGCTTAATGAGGCATTAGTCATTACCCATAAAATCAACTGTGAGTATCACACTCCTGAAGAGATTCAGGAACTATTCGCCGAACTTACAAACACCCAAATAAACCCTACATTGAGAGTGATGCCTCCCTTCAACACTGATTTCGGCAAGAATATCCATATCGGCGAAAACGTGTTCATAAATTCAGGCTGCAAGATGCAGGATCAGGGTGGAATCTACATAGGAAATGACGTGTTAATCGGCCATAATGCCTGTCTTTTGACATTGAATCATGCTTTTGAACCTAGCAAAAGAGTTGATATGTACCCTAAACCCATACATATTGAGGATAAGGCATGGTTAGGTTCCAATGTTACAGTATTGCCCGGCGTTACAATCGGTGAGGGAGCAGTAATAGCTGCAGGAGCCGTTGTGACAAAAGACGTCAGCCCCAATAGTGTTGTCGGCGGCATTCCCGCAAAACTTATTAAAAAAATTGATGACGAATAA
- a CDS encoding ion channel has product MALSLKVRSFLYTIMDFLILSDLILIVISLFSNVSIHLISFITVFDVFVCIILLFNIFYKFYQAKNKKRFIKKHILDFIASVPFELVLPVFILLRFLLLTRLFDLFRYSKTFGKYFSNLNLFFENTKMDILLRWIIFVVIIFTFTLYFLDPGLNIFESLWFVLSTLTTVGYGDITPNTQFSKFISLVLLILGIFIFSTFTGAISSYFTDKILNIDSDVEDGLAELSEKVDKLENELADINGRLELANIENQKLHEKIDELLKK; this is encoded by the coding sequence ATGGCATTAAGTCTCAAGGTTAGAAGCTTTTTATATACGATTATGGACTTTTTAATTCTTTCAGATCTCATATTGATAGTTATTTCACTGTTTTCCAATGTTTCAATTCATCTGATAAGTTTCATAACCGTATTTGACGTATTTGTCTGTATTATTCTGCTTTTCAACATATTTTATAAATTCTACCAGGCAAAAAACAAAAAGCGATTTATCAAAAAACATATCCTTGATTTTATAGCTTCCGTTCCATTTGAATTGGTTTTGCCGGTTTTCATATTATTAAGGTTTTTATTGCTGACAAGGCTTTTCGACTTATTCAGGTACTCCAAAACGTTTGGAAAATACTTCTCCAACTTGAACCTGTTTTTTGAAAATACCAAGATGGATATTCTTTTAAGGTGGATTATCTTTGTAGTAATCATTTTCACATTTACATTGTATTTCCTGGATCCTGGCTTGAATATATTCGAAAGCCTATGGTTTGTCCTTTCCACATTGACAACAGTCGGATATGGGGATATCACTCCGAATACCCAGTTTTCAAAATTCATTTCCCTTGTGCTTCTTATATTGGGAATCTTCATATTCTCAACATTTACAGGTGCGATTTCATCATATTTCACGGATAAGATATTGAATATCGATTCTGATGTTGAAGACGGCCTTGCAGAATTGTCTGAAAAAGTGGATAAGCTTGAAAATGAGCTTGCAGACATTAACGGACGATTGGAACTGGCCAATATCGAAAACCAGAAGCTTCATGAAAAGATTGATGAGCTTCTTAAAAAATGA
- a CDS encoding XRE family transcriptional regulator — MTNEDFAKKIKDIRERQNISIEELAERSGVKLEVLKAMEAGEVIPSLTPLTKMARALGVRLGTFLDDTPELGPVVTRGGKTENSLYFSGREDVTNATNLEFHSLGAGKIDRNIDPFLIDIEYEEGEKELSSHEGEEFIYVLEGQIEVIYGNETYTIGEGDTIFYDSVVPHHLHATGEDKAKILAVLYTPY; from the coding sequence ATGACAAATGAAGACTTTGCAAAAAAAATCAAAGACATTAGAGAAAGACAGAATATTAGCATCGAAGAACTTGCCGAGAGAAGTGGCGTAAAGCTTGAGGTTTTAAAAGCTATGGAAGCAGGTGAAGTAATTCCATCACTCACACCACTGACAAAAATGGCAAGGGCTCTTGGCGTGCGCTTAGGCACATTCCTGGATGACACCCCTGAACTCGGGCCTGTCGTTACTAGAGGCGGAAAAACCGAAAACTCCCTTTATTTCTCTGGAAGGGAAGATGTGACAAACGCAACAAACCTTGAATTCCACTCCTTAGGAGCAGGAAAAATCGACAGAAACATAGACCCGTTCTTAATTGACATTGAATATGAAGAAGGAGAAAAGGAATTATCTTCCCACGAAGGTGAAGAATTCATTTATGTATTAGAAGGGCAAATTGAAGTAATCTATGGAAATGAAACATACACTATTGGAGAAGGCGACACAATCTTTTACGATTCAGTAGTACCGCACCACCTTCACGCAACCGGTGAAGACAAGGCAAAGATACTTGCAGTGCTATACACTCCATACTAG
- a CDS encoding AMP-binding protein has product MSELFTELPLGKFFETVVERQPDHEFIVYPDRNLRFTYKEFNERVDNLAKGMLALGIKKGDHVGIWAKNVPEWLTYMFAVAKIGAAIVTVNTAYQSHELEYVVGQSDMKALAMTDGFRDTSYFDIINELVPELKTCARGHLVAEKFPNLKYIFHVGQEKHRGMYNTNELLLLGMSYDEEEYQKIKDSVTQNDVINMQYTSGTEGFPKGVMLTSRNIVNDGYYIGENMNYTEKDRLLLQVPLFHCFGTVLGVMAVITHGSTMVVLEEYDPLLAISSIQKEKCTSIYGVPTMFIGMMNHPMFEMFDMSSLRTGIMAGSTCPVETMKDAIEKMNMKEITSVYGLTEAGPGFTQTNAADSFEKKINTVGRKFPHIDVKIIDPETGEEVGPGVTGEIMCRGFNVMKGYYNMPEKTAEAIEPDGWLHSGDLATVDEDGYYSIVGRIKDMIIRGGENIYPREIEEFLFTHECVQDVQVGGIPDEKYGEIVGAFIIKEDGFDDVTEQDIRDFCIGSIARYKVPKYVFFVDEFPLTTSGKIQKYKLGELGLKLLEERRQRGEL; this is encoded by the coding sequence ATGAGTGAATTATTTACCGAACTCCCATTAGGGAAGTTCTTTGAAACAGTGGTTGAAAGACAACCTGATCATGAATTTATCGTTTATCCGGACAGAAACTTAAGATTTACCTATAAAGAATTCAACGAAAGAGTTGACAATCTGGCAAAAGGAATGCTGGCTTTAGGAATCAAAAAAGGAGACCATGTGGGAATATGGGCTAAAAATGTTCCCGAATGGCTCACATACATGTTTGCAGTTGCAAAAATCGGTGCTGCAATAGTGACAGTCAACACAGCTTACCAGTCACATGAACTGGAATATGTCGTCGGACAGTCTGACATGAAAGCGCTGGCAATGACTGACGGATTTAGGGACACAAGCTATTTCGACATCATAAACGAGCTTGTGCCAGAACTCAAAACCTGTGCAAGAGGCCATCTTGTAGCTGAAAAGTTCCCAAATCTAAAATACATCTTCCATGTAGGCCAGGAAAAGCACCGCGGAATGTACAATACCAATGAATTATTATTGCTGGGTATGAGCTATGACGAAGAGGAATATCAAAAGATAAAGGACTCAGTCACCCAGAATGATGTCATCAACATGCAGTACACCTCAGGAACAGAAGGTTTCCCTAAAGGGGTAATGCTCACTTCACGTAACATCGTAAACGACGGATACTACATCGGGGAAAACATGAACTATACAGAAAAGGACAGGCTGCTCCTGCAGGTTCCTCTTTTCCATTGTTTCGGTACAGTTTTAGGGGTTATGGCAGTCATTACTCACGGTTCAACAATGGTCGTTTTAGAGGAATATGACCCTCTTCTGGCCATTTCATCAATCCAGAAGGAAAAGTGCACATCCATCTATGGTGTTCCTACAATGTTTATCGGCATGATGAACCATCCTATGTTTGAGATGTTTGACATGAGCTCACTTCGTACCGGAATCATGGCAGGTTCAACATGTCCTGTCGAAACCATGAAGGATGCAATCGAAAAGATGAACATGAAGGAAATCACAAGCGTATACGGGCTTACCGAAGCGGGTCCTGGTTTTACACAAACCAATGCCGCCGATTCATTCGAGAAAAAGATCAACACCGTAGGGCGCAAGTTCCCTCATATCGACGTTAAGATCATTGACCCTGAAACCGGTGAAGAGGTAGGGCCTGGCGTAACCGGTGAGATAATGTGTAGAGGTTTCAATGTCATGAAAGGATATTACAACATGCCTGAAAAGACCGCCGAAGCTATTGAGCCTGACGGATGGCTCCACTCAGGAGACCTTGCGACAGTCGATGAGGATGGATACTACTCAATCGTCGGACGTATCAAGGACATGATTATCAGAGGCGGTGAAAACATCTATCCTCGTGAGATTGAAGAGTTCCTCTTTACCCACGAATGCGTGCAGGACGTTCAGGTCGGAGGAATACCTGATGAGAAATACGGTGAAATCGTCGGCGCATTCATAATCAAGGAAGACGGCTTTGATGATGTAACCGAACAGGATATCCGTGACTTCTGCATAGGATCCATTGCAAGGTATAAGGTGCCTAAATATGTGTTTTTCGTTGATGAGTTCCCGCTTACAACAAGCGGTAAGATTCAAAAATACAAACTGGGCGAATTAGGTCTTAAATTATTGGAAGAACGTCGCCAAAGAGGAGAATTATAA